The following DNA comes from Sebastes umbrosus isolate fSebUmb1 chromosome 8, fSebUmb1.pri, whole genome shotgun sequence.
CAGGCCGCCGGCTTAGTCCTGGGCTCTCCCCCCGAAGTTTTTATCCAGATGACCGCATCGTCCAGAGAAGAAGGAGGCCCCCACCGCACGGAGGCTGGACCTTTTCTCCCTCGGCCTCCCCcgcaccaccatcaccaccaccaccacttccaCCACCAGGCCCTGCAGCACAGGACCTCCTCTCTACTCCAGCAGGCCACCACGGGAGCCGGCTCGGAGAGGCACAGCTCCAGGGAGGAGGCCCAGGAAGACCCGTCCACCCCGGCACCAGCCCTGTCTGAGCTGAAGGCAGTAGTCACATGGCTGCAGAGAGGCTTCCCCTTCATCCTCATTCTGCTGGCTAAAGTCTGCTTCCAGCATAAGCTAGGTACACCAGCTAGTTCACAAGTAATAGTGCTGCTTACAGTGtctaatatatgtatatataaccTTATAATGTGTGGTTTAGTGCTGATGTTGCACCTCTCTCCTGCAGGTATTGCTGTATGTGTGGGCATGGCTAGCACATTTGCCTATGCCAATTCCACGTTTAGGCACCAAGTCTCATTACGGGTaaagaactacagtattttaaCTGCTACACTGATACAAGTTTTTAAAGACAACATCTGATATTTTCCAGTATTGGCTGTACATAATAccacaatatataacacaatatatgtagaggatatgaataataataaaaataagtttaaatttaaataataaataaccaaAATGCAACCAAAAACTGATGTACTGTGTTAGTGAAACTATTAAATGCCCCCTAGCAAAGACATGAGGGCACGTACACACAAGCTCCCAGTCAGACAGACTAATAATACACCGACATTTTAGTAATTTGTGacattattgcaaaaaaaatagtGTTGAATTACAATTTTAgatgtaaagaaatatattgTAATGTTGCTAAAGtagctctgtgtgtctcttttatgTTTCCAGGCCGAGCGTTCTGTATTTGTTGCTCTGTGGATCATCATGTTCCTCGCAGGGAATATCGTGTATATCTACTACACATTCAGTCATGAGGAGCTGCACAACAGGTAGTGTACAAGCAggtattgtttttttacagtagctgtgtttttttttcgcCTCCCATCTTATGTTTTCGATTTACTTTTGATACATTTAGGTTTTTccattcattttgtgttgtgtaagtcattttattttgacttcCATTTCCTTTAGGGAGCGTTCCTGTTCTTGTCTGGTCTGTgagtattttgtgtttatttcattattttgttgAGCGTTTCTTTACATTTCTGTTGCTTGTCATTCTACCATCCCGAGTGAAAACGCCAGACCCCCCTATGGTGTTGTTCGGTATAACAACTCATctcaatgttttctttttcttctagcCTCATATTTGCCAAGCCCAACCTCAGCAGCTTTGACTTCTTTGATCTGATCTGGGCCGTGGGCATCACTGACTTCGTCCTCAAGTACTTCACCATCGGCCTGAAATGCTTCGTCCTCTTTTTGCCCAAGATTCTCCTGGCCTTCAAATCCAGGGTAAGAAATCCACATTCATCCCTCTGACCCTTAGTACATCTACAgaaaatatgacttttattaattcattttgacATCTTTTCATGGGGCACACAGTTTACACTATATCTACAAATTATAGTTAGAACATATAACTGTAAATTTAATGATCTCAACATGCAGTTATAATGGTATTTTAATACATCTTTTCCTTTATTATGCAAAGTGGCGAATATTTTTCGTAATTGATCGATCATTTTAAAtcatcaagcaaaaatgcaaaagaatTGGCTGGTTCCGGCTCCtctaatgtgaggatttgcgtctctcctctgttttgtattattgtaaacAGAATTTCTTTGAATTTTGGACCGTTGTAGGTCGTAATCACCTTGTGTTCTGTGAAAATATAGTTtgtattttctgccattttatagacattttaaagataaaaattagacaatttaaataataattattagattaatttaaaataaaagtaattgtcaattgcagccctaattatgtGCTTTTGACATTTGCCCAAACTGCAATAAATGCCTGCAGCTCTTTGCCGAACCAGTTTATGTCAAACCTTTGTAcatttgatatattatattatattatactccATGTGAGTTTCTTCCCGCGGCAAACCAATATTCTCCCAAACTGTAGGgggccaagcccccaggaagagcgccatgCTTTGAAGCAAATCTTCctagtggccaaatggtggtACTACAATGtctgtgtccgtcatgtgatgccattgggcccaaaaatacttttttcccaaagacttaaattgggaaagagacgtctgtaactcaacggataatttttttttgaggtaaatcaacttcccagtatgaacacctgaatagcccttattcaaatcattaggtcctaaaagttgtaaaatgaacaaaaagcggaagttattttctttcctccgttcatgtgaatgagccccagaccgaggctggagcgagggctgggaggcagggttaaaggaaacgctactgcgcttgctgtatgggcccaatggatgcagaaagTTCAGGGTAATTTATCACTCGGTAGTCGAGCCTTTTTgacttcatgcgccactgagcaactctcataagaatgaacgggagcccgcctccaacgctgtatccagttatacatccatggcacGGACAGGTGGAATACCACCGCACAGGACCCCCCGCGAAGGGgtgtgtctgatggtgtgacatCACTTTAACCGTGCGAACCTTGCGGATGTATTGAGCATAAATCAAGCTTAACTCTTCAACTTCTTGcagctgcttcacagtaaaaacCGTAAAACTGTGCTAGCATACAGGAGTGGATGAGTCCTTTTAATCACGTTACTGAGCGTGTAGACCAGGAAAATCTTGTATGACACACTTACAAGGCTTCTAATGTGAGTGTAACTTTCTGGGAAACTGCCATATTCATGCGTATCCATAACATGGTATATAGACGACGATTGAGGAAGTTCACTGACAAAGTTGTGAAACTTGGtagataatttaaaaaaaaaaaaaaaaagaatctgctCAACTATGATGAAATACTCCAGTGAGTAAAGAAAGTGCTGAAGGGTCACAGTGTGAAACTGTTTTGTATTCATAAGGTTTTAAATGGTACACCTTAGGTGAGCTTGTGCAACGTGGGAGTCTGTGTGCGGTTAGTCTGGCCTGAGGCAACAGAATATGACTGcaaacacacttacacacacacagatagacttTGATTTCCATACAGGTGCAGCTCATATtcctggtgtgtgtttgtgtgttggatggggggaggggggaagaGAAGGGGGGGTGCTACAAAGTATTAGGATTACATTTTCCACTGATAAACAGACCTACAGGCCTATCAGAACCACGGCAGCCAGCAACTGAGCTCATTTGCCCTCGAGGGGTTTCCACGGGTGAGGTCATCCCTCCCCGGAGCTGGTCCATTACCTGtaccctccacacacacacacacacacacacacgcacacacacacacacacacacacacacacacacacacacacagatttcctatacacacacacacacacacacacagaatctgACAGCTTTGATGGAACACATGTTGAGTTTTGAGGAATCCCAGATTGTATATCATCACTTTCTTCTACTGTAGCAGCCAAACAGTCCCCGTCTATTCTGACTTCCGTGAAGTCACATAACCAGCCTGTCTGCTTCATTACTGCATCCAACCAAGGATGCACTAATGATCCCACGTAATCACCACAGTCAGCGACAAGTGATAGCAGGCACGCATGCAGAAGTTCCATGACGAGGGAGCGCTCTTATCTAATGCCTGTATGTGAATCTTATTAATTGTaatgtattttcattgttgtgCAGGAgaggtgtctctgtgtcttttgGCACATGCAGTCGTTCCTAAATTTGGTGGTCGTTACATTCAATCTGTGGTTTATTTTTCGCTCCGTTGGAGCTGCTCTGCATGTGTATTATTTTGGCCTCAGGCATGATTTAATGTTGAAGAATTTCTGCAGCTCAACAGGAGCACGAGCGATTATGTGATGCACAATTTAAGCTCAAAATTTCggcatttcaaatgttttatgagaaaGGAAATACTCATAACACGCTTATTAGGCTTCAAGGTCACATACAATGTGTTTGGTGGGAAACAGTAAATGTAAACGTAACTTTTGTTTGTTCACAAGAAAACTTCACAGGACACCTAGAAAAAGATATGGATATGAAAGTACTGGGCCCAATGGTTGATTTAATCATTTCTGGGTAATGAAGCAGGAAATTTAAAACCACATTTAAACTTCCAcagtaaatagataaatatgtaataataatagtcttACAGATTAGAATGTAAagttatgtatttatgtgtctGTTCCTTTGTGCAGCTGTGGAGTGGATAAAGAGATCAGACAAAGTAATGAAACCAAATACGCAGGAAACTATTGAAACAAGGCCTGAAGTGGAGCTTACTCAAACTCTTTGGCTCGTGTCCAAACTTTAGATTTGACAGTTTTTTGCGTGGGCGTGATGGGCACTGTGGGATACGAGGCTGAGGGGACAATAAGGAAGATGAATTAGCCACTAGCAGAGGCCTTCCTCCCCTACCAACCTGGCTGCTCGTGGCTCTGAACCCACAGTCATCAATCTTTGTCAGAGAACATCCAGGAAGTCATTACGCAAGCTGGGATGCCACGGGGGCCATCGGGGAATCGGGTTTACTCTCATTTTGGTAGCCTCTGTTTTTAACCGTCCCCAATTCACTTAACGCACTTTAACGCAGTCAGAAGTTCATTACTTTTCTGTGATTATTTAGGGAAGGGGTCCTTTAACGGCAGCTAGCAAGCCCCCGTAGGGCTGGGTTTAATGTGGGCATTGGGTAGCAGGTGGAAAGAGCCGCTGCCAGTTTCCCTTGCAGTGTGGGGAAATTGCCTGTACTGCTGTGAAACTGCGGCGCTCTGGACCGCAGCCATGTTTGGGCTGGAGGCATGCTGTTTTAAGCTTTTAATACCGCACTGCTCTTGACTAGATAGAAGAGTGCCCCGAAGCACTCTCTGCTTTTTTGGACAGCCAGTGAGTGGATCAAAGAAAGGACACATATTGTCtcaatttagtatttttttatttagttaaaaCTTGGGTAAAGACTAacacttgttttgttgtttcgtCTCCAAAAGCACTGCCTGtccaaaaaggaaaatattcacattcacaaTCACTGCCATATTCCTCTACTGTTGTAGTTTctaattcagtgtgtgtgtgtccagggtAAGTTCTACCTGCTGATCGAGGAGCTGAGCCAGCTGTTTCGGGCCCTGGTGCCCATCCAGCTGTGGTACAAGTACATCATGGGAGAAGACCCGTCCAACAGTTACTTCCTGGGAGCCACACTCATCATCATCTACAGCCTCTGCAAGGTAATCAGTGCCCGGCagcaaaatattgtttttgtgctTTATCTTTAGATATTGGTGGATGGcgatattaaagaaaaaaaactcactgtTAGTGCAAATATAGACTACACAAAATTCGATTCCGGCATCAGAATGAATTAACGCGAGACACTAGaggcaaaaacatattttttttcatgctctgatccattttgagattttgtgcttttttgcttcaataacatgtcttctttcagactagtggaaagaaaccaaccaaaatacacatttaggtgtttattttactactttgtctatttgcatctgtcgatttctcctaaattcaccaaaaatgtacattagataatgcctcatttgaaTATTGAAACATAAAGTTTCAGAAAATTCgtcatacaaaaaaataattgtctcaatttcatggtgatatctataaGTAATTTGTTTACCCTATTAAGTAGTGTCTGTTTACAATCTATAtcttttaaaggctgttttctcaaaatgagttttctctcagactctgagccagaaatctccacttcagtagcactctCATACACCAAACATTCTAGTTTCATTcgtatctatattctgaaggtttttacagaggggtttgttcatatatcattcatggcctgatttatagaacatgtTATCCCTGAAAACGTggcaaaaatagatttttttttatggctgttgatgTTATTTTTTGATTGATTATGATTTAAGAAATATCCCAACTcccctctgaaaaaaaaacattgactctaatatgtcaacaaaatgaaacaatcagttttcaacctggctttatccaatgttcagatttctgatctggaaatgtatgctaattagcacatatttagtaagataatgcctcatttgcatatttaaataattttaaataaaattccTTGTAATATACTAacttataatacaaaaaaagaattcaACTGGTTTCATGGTGAaactattctattctattctattctattggcTCTATGAATATTGCTACTTAAAGTCTAAAACCCCACTAGCACTCTCCTAGAGCCTCCATTGTTCATTACACCCCACAACGGGAAAGTTGTGTTACTATACTGTTACTCTTAGAGGCTTTCTGGAGGTTGTTAAAGTTTGTGGTGATGGAGGTGTAAGACAAGAGGGCAAGAGGTCATGGGGTCACTCAGGTCAAGATCTTGTTCTGGGAGTATGAATGTTTTCAGGAGGTCTCATAGCAATACTATTTATGAGAGATTTATGATTTATACAATAAGATTTATGAGATATCTTGTGTGCACAGTTAACATTTTGGCTACTGGGTGGCACCAGAGGGAAGTCAGTAAAACTAaatcaaattgttatttttaaagttttaattattatttagagatataaacaggataaggggacggtgaagacctgaacacaagctatatTCACAGATACTTCCCTAtctgttaaacaacaacaatggccaagagtcagggagaagaaaacacacataaaaaagaagcctattaagtacgAATAATcgttaaaacaaaataacaacaacaaaaaaaaaacaatacagacagagaattgtattaaaagttctttaaaaataacaggaaatctcatctctgatgcaatattcagaTTATTCAGGATTAatttgctcaaaattcatcaaaATTGCTCGTtctacacaaacttcctgcagttattgcgttcactatttgggttaattgtacagtatatcaattgttctttactgttattgttattcataGAATATattatgaaatatccataaaatgtgtcacattcagtttactcaatgatagaaaacgggtcccttaaggaaaaaggttgggaaccgctGAGGTCGGTCactcactttggtccagactgtgcacatgtaaaaataatttgaattgaTGGAGTAAAACTAAGGCCTAAGGCGGGTCATCAGGAACATTTTGATTCATCTGTCGGGGACCCACAAAGTTAATGGGAATCCAGCTATTAGTTTTCCAGACAAGTATTAGTAGTGACACGAGGGGAGGCCAGAGGAAAAGTTAGATCACTAAAATTAATAGGAATCATCTTCATTGTTATTCTTCTCCGGGATTGGAAAGAAACATGGGCCTGGATTCTAAACAGAGTAGGTTGTAGGGCGTCAAATGGGTAGCGATAGCTTTAGAATAAGAATGAATGTTGAAATGAGAAATCAGCTCAGCCGTGGGACCCGTGGAAGTAGAAAGAGTGAAGGAGACAACAGTTTGTGGTCAACTGGTCATCAGTTAATGAGCAGTTGCACAGAGGAACTTATGGAGAAAAAGACTTTCAGATCCGTGCGTCAGTTTCAAGTCAGTCATCATATTTATCAGAAGCGGAAATAGTGAAACTAGTTGTTGGATGACTGAAAATGACGCCTGTGGCAAATATTTACACAGGGAGGATGTTGTCACTGTCATATGCTCTGTAAAGTGTATGTTGACAGTTATAGTCCAGACTGCTTTTAATACACCAGTGGATGATTCAGCGGATGTAATAGTTGATGATGGGTTTGTTAaactttagttaatagttatttaattgttaacaaacaatgaattgataattaataatgtttactaattattattaatactataatttgttattttaacagtttattatagcacacttttataacattttatatactatattaagtttttgttaatgattaccaaatgattttgaaacctttaagaaattgttagtaaaacatctataaacattacataaataaatatttaacactttgttaatggttaataattggtttgtaaactgtctataaacattatttggatggcgattataaagttgcaactgattataataccttgttaaatagttaattaatactttgtaaagcatctataaacattatttgtagATAAATAGTTCATAAtttcaatggttaataattagtttctggttcatctatctatgtaatgtttatagattttacatacaatttcttaaaagtttacacATCATTTgataatcactaacaaatacttaatatagtatataaaatgttataatgtgtgcaacgataaactgttaataaatggtttactaatgtaatcagaatgtagtTGTTATCGTCTCCTATCAGctattatacaatatatactctaattatttcatattacacaaactagtAATAAAATAACAGAGGTTGGTGCCCAGAGGTTAAATCAATACTAACTTAGTGATCCTCCGATTCTCCATtaagcaccaccatgaggttgacatttgttgttttgggTAAAATTTGGacttcatgttcccctcaggatgaatcataatcactttggtgattccttaaaaggatagttcgggtgttttgaagtggggtcgtatgaggctttatccatagtcagtgtattacctacagtagatgacgggggcgcgccgaccgccatctactgtaagtaatacaccgactatgtataagtacctcattcaaccccacttcaaaacacctaaactatccctttaacactCCATCCCGCCCCATCATCAGGTCTGAAGTGTCCAAAACTTACCTGCAAACATTtagtagagaatgaagtcagaaTAGCTCAAATAGGAACTGGCTTGTGTGCAGCTGTAATTGTCTTTACTATAAAAACTGATTGTGctttgtctttattgttttgCAGTCCTTCGACATCTGTGGACGCGTGTCCGCCATACGCAAGGCCTTGATGCTCTGCGGCTCCCAGGTCAGATTCTATCACAtatcagtaaacacacacaaacagttatGATGTCAACTTTGCGTTTTTGTATTGAGATTTCAGAATAAGCTTTTAAATTccacttttttgtgtgtgtgtgtctcgtcCAGAGTTATGGAATGAGGGCAGGCAATCAGCAGTGCAGCGAGGCGGGAGATGTCTGTGCTATTTGTCAGGCTGATTTCAGAGATCCCATAGCTCTTCTCTGTCAGGTAAGGACTCAGTGAACTAGTTAGAGGCTGCTGAACTTCTGACCACAGCCATCATCACTGATGAGTGTGGTTGGGCTTCCCCAACTTCTGACAACACCCAACCGATTAGTTCATCGGTCATTTTGGTATTAGTCAACTAAAAATTTTTTAGccatttgttatgtttttttatgctgaatgaatTTCATGAATTTCAAtatccaagaaacttatgagcacatctctggtaaacaaaaGGGGAGTTTTTGTGTGATTcattgtggagaaactcaattttacagatctgtggataaaatcaactaattgattagtcgacaaaatgaCTCGAGTTGAGTtatagtcaactaagaatttctttggtcgaggacagatGTGTTGCACCTGTAACCATTCAGTGTCACTGCAAAGGTGAGAAGTTAATCCACTGGATTCGCTGGTGTTAAGTTGCTCTTTAGATATAAAggggaaagaaaacaaccaTTTAAACAACAGTTAGCATGTGTTTCCCTTTGCTTACTGCTACTGTTATTTGATAATGTAAGTGGTTCTTAaagg
Coding sequences within:
- the rnft2 gene encoding RING finger and transmembrane domain-containing protein 2 isoform X1; protein product: MSGMPCRGDTAATRMACPLKDCASHCPRMQLKVQYVPAKKSRADRHRLWSRSQTLGSESSLDEGGVFDCLKPDSPASPQQIFSGLVGVPSGSVSSAQFQAAGLVLGSPPEVFIQMTASSREEGGPHRTEAGPFLPRPPPHHHHHHHHFHHQALQHRTSSLLQQATTGAGSERHSSREEAQEDPSTPAPALSELKAVVTWLQRGFPFILILLAKVCFQHKLGIAVCVGMASTFAYANSTFRHQVSLRAERSVFVALWIIMFLAGNIVYIYYTFSHEELHNSLIFAKPNLSSFDFFDLIWAVGITDFVLKYFTIGLKCFVLFLPKILLAFKSRGKFYLLIEELSQLFRALVPIQLWYKYIMGEDPSNSYFLGATLIIIYSLCKSFDICGRVSAIRKALMLCGSQSYGMRAGNQQCSEAGDVCAICQADFRDPIALLCQHVFCEECLCLWFDRERTCPLCRSTVIETLRCWKDGTTSAHFQIY
- the rnft2 gene encoding RING finger and transmembrane domain-containing protein 2 isoform X2, whose protein sequence is MSTCIQSRLFFYGLFVPDCASHCPRMQLKVQYVPAKKSRADRHRLWSRSQTLGSESSLDEGGVFDCLKPDSPASPQQIFSGLVGVPSGSVSSAQFQAAGLVLGSPPEVFIQMTASSREEGGPHRTEAGPFLPRPPPHHHHHHHHFHHQALQHRTSSLLQQATTGAGSERHSSREEAQEDPSTPAPALSELKAVVTWLQRGFPFILILLAKVCFQHKLGIAVCVGMASTFAYANSTFRHQVSLRAERSVFVALWIIMFLAGNIVYIYYTFSHEELHNSLIFAKPNLSSFDFFDLIWAVGITDFVLKYFTIGLKCFVLFLPKILLAFKSRGKFYLLIEELSQLFRALVPIQLWYKYIMGEDPSNSYFLGATLIIIYSLCKSFDICGRVSAIRKALMLCGSQSYGMRAGNQQCSEAGDVCAICQADFRDPIALLCQHVFCEECLCLWFDRERTCPLCRSTVIETLRCWKDGTTSAHFQIY
- the rnft2 gene encoding RING finger and transmembrane domain-containing protein 2 isoform X3 produces the protein MQRRHSSNTDGMPSERSRSQTLGSESSLDEGGVFDCLKPDSPASPQQIFSGLVGVPSGSVSSAQFQAAGLVLGSPPEVFIQMTASSREEGGPHRTEAGPFLPRPPPHHHHHHHHFHHQALQHRTSSLLQQATTGAGSERHSSREEAQEDPSTPAPALSELKAVVTWLQRGFPFILILLAKVCFQHKLGIAVCVGMASTFAYANSTFRHQVSLRAERSVFVALWIIMFLAGNIVYIYYTFSHEELHNSLIFAKPNLSSFDFFDLIWAVGITDFVLKYFTIGLKCFVLFLPKILLAFKSRGKFYLLIEELSQLFRALVPIQLWYKYIMGEDPSNSYFLGATLIIIYSLCKSFDICGRVSAIRKALMLCGSQSYGMRAGNQQCSEAGDVCAICQADFRDPIALLCQHVFCEECLCLWFDRERTCPLCRSTVIETLRCWKDGTTSAHFQIY
- the rnft2 gene encoding RING finger and transmembrane domain-containing protein 2 isoform X4, which produces MTASSREEGGPHRTEAGPFLPRPPPHHHHHHHHFHHQALQHRTSSLLQQATTGAGSERHSSREEAQEDPSTPAPALSELKAVVTWLQRGFPFILILLAKVCFQHKLGIAVCVGMASTFAYANSTFRHQVSLRAERSVFVALWIIMFLAGNIVYIYYTFSHEELHNSLIFAKPNLSSFDFFDLIWAVGITDFVLKYFTIGLKCFVLFLPKILLAFKSRGKFYLLIEELSQLFRALVPIQLWYKYIMGEDPSNSYFLGATLIIIYSLCKSFDICGRVSAIRKALMLCGSQSYGMRAGNQQCSEAGDVCAICQADFRDPIALLCQHVFCEECLCLWFDRERTCPLCRSTVIETLRCWKDGTTSAHFQIY